One genomic segment of Pongo abelii isolate AG06213 chromosome 13, NHGRI_mPonAbe1-v2.0_pri, whole genome shotgun sequence includes these proteins:
- the SLC2A6 gene encoding solute carrier family 2, facilitated glucose transporter member 6 isoform X11 translates to MQEPLLGAEGPDYDTFPEKPPPLPGDRARVGTLQNKRVFLATFAAVLGNFSFGYALVYTSPVIPALERSLDPDLHLTKSQASWFGSVFTLGAAAGGLSAMILNDLLGRKLSIMFSAVPSAAGYALMAGAHGLWMLLLGRTLTGFAGGLTAACIPVYVSEIAPPGVRGALGATPQLMAVFGSLSLYALGKDEEALRALAWLRGTDADVHWEFEQIQDNVRRQSSRVSWAEARAPHMCRPIAVALLMRLLQQLTGITPILVYLQSIFDSTAVLLPPKDDAAIVGAVRLLSVLIAALTMDLAGRKMLLFVSGYAMGWGPITWLLMSEVLPLRARGVASGLCVLASWLTAFVLTKSFLPVVSTFGLQVPFFFFAAICLVSLVFTGCCVPETKGRSLEQIESFFRTGRRSFLR, encoded by the exons ATGCAGGAGCCGCTGCTGGGAGCCGAGGGCCCGGACTACGACACCTTCCCCGAGAAGCCGCCCCCGTTGCCAGGGGACAGGGCGCGGGTCGG gaCCCTGCAGAACAAAAGGGTGTTCCTGGCCACCTTCGCCGCAGTGCTCGGCAATTTCAGCTTTGGGTATGCCCTGGTCTACACATcccctgtcatcccagccctgGAGCGCTCCTTGGATCCTGACCTGCATCTGACCAAATCCCAGGCATCCTGGTTCGGG TCCGTGTTCACCCTGGGAGCAGCGGCCGGAGGCCTGAGCGCCATGATCCTCAACGACCTCCTGGGCCGGAAGCTGAGCATCATGTTCTCAGCTGTGCCGTCGGCGGCCGGCTATGCGCTCATGGCGGGTGCGCACGGCCTCTGGATGCTGCTGCTGGGAAGGACGCTGACGGGCTTTGCCGGGGGGCTCACAGCTGCCTGCATCCCG GTGTACGTGTCTGAGATTGCTCCCCCAGGCGTTCGTGGGGCTCTGGGGGCCACACCCCAGCTCATGGCAGTGTTTGGATCCCTGTCCCTCTACGCCCTTGGCAA GGACGAAGAGGCCCTGCGGGCGCTGGCCTGGCTGCGTGGGACGGACGCCGATGTCCACTGGGAGTTCGAGCAGATCCAGGACAACGTCCGGAGACAG AGCAGCCGAGTGTCGTGGGCTGAGGCACGGGCCCCCCACATGTGCCGGCCCATCGCCGTGGCCTTGCTGATGCGCCTCCTGCAGCAGCTGACGGGCATCACGCCCATCCTGGTCTATCTGCAGTCCATCTTCGACAGCACCGCTGTCCTGCTG CCCCCCAAGGACGACGCAGCCATCGTTGGGGCCGTGCGGCTCCTGTCCGTGCTGATCGCCGCCCTCACCATGGACCTCGCAGGCCGCAAGATGCTGCTCTTCGTCTCAG GCTACGCCATGGGCTGGGGCCCCATCACCTGGCTGCTCATGTCTGAGGTCCTGCCCCTGCGTGCCCGTGGCGTGGCGTCAGGGCTCTGCGTGCTGGCCAGCTGGCTCACCGCCTTCGTCCTCACCAAGTCCTTCCTGCCAGTGGTG AGCACCTTCGGCCTCCAGGTGCCTTTCTTCTTCTTCGCGGCCATCTGCTTGGTGAGCCTGGTGTTCACAGGCTGCTGTGTGCCCGAGACCAAGGGACGGTCCCTGGAGCAGATCGAGTCCTTCTTCCGCACGGGGAGAAGGTCCTTCTTGCGCTAG
- the SLC2A6 gene encoding solute carrier family 2, facilitated glucose transporter member 6 isoform X7 yields MQEPLLGAEGPDYDTFPEKPPPLPGDRARVGTLQNKRVFLATFAAVLGNFSFGYALVYTSPVIPALERSLDPDLHLTKSQASWFGSVFTLGAAAGGLSAMILNDLLGRKLSIMFSAVPSAAGYALMAGAHGLWMLLLGRTLTGFAGGLTAACIPVYVSEIAPPGVRGALGATPQLMAVFGSLSLYALGKDEEALRALAWLRGTDADVHWEFEQIQDNVRRQSSRVSWAEARAPHMCRPIAVALLMRLLQQLTGITPILVYLQSIFDSTAVLLPPKDDAAIVGAVRLLSVLIAALTMDLAGRKMLLFVSAAIMFAANLTLGLYIHFGPRPLSPNSTAGLESESWGDLAQPVAAPAGYLTLVPLLATMLFIMGYAMGWGPITWLLMSEVLPLRARGVASGLCVLASWLTAFVLTKSFLPVVSTFGLQVPFFFFAAICLVSLVFTGCCVPETKGRSLEQIESFFRTGRRSFLR; encoded by the exons ATGCAGGAGCCGCTGCTGGGAGCCGAGGGCCCGGACTACGACACCTTCCCCGAGAAGCCGCCCCCGTTGCCAGGGGACAGGGCGCGGGTCGG gaCCCTGCAGAACAAAAGGGTGTTCCTGGCCACCTTCGCCGCAGTGCTCGGCAATTTCAGCTTTGGGTATGCCCTGGTCTACACATcccctgtcatcccagccctgGAGCGCTCCTTGGATCCTGACCTGCATCTGACCAAATCCCAGGCATCCTGGTTCGGG TCCGTGTTCACCCTGGGAGCAGCGGCCGGAGGCCTGAGCGCCATGATCCTCAACGACCTCCTGGGCCGGAAGCTGAGCATCATGTTCTCAGCTGTGCCGTCGGCGGCCGGCTATGCGCTCATGGCGGGTGCGCACGGCCTCTGGATGCTGCTGCTGGGAAGGACGCTGACGGGCTTTGCCGGGGGGCTCACAGCTGCCTGCATCCCG GTGTACGTGTCTGAGATTGCTCCCCCAGGCGTTCGTGGGGCTCTGGGGGCCACACCCCAGCTCATGGCAGTGTTTGGATCCCTGTCCCTCTACGCCCTTGGCAA GGACGAAGAGGCCCTGCGGGCGCTGGCCTGGCTGCGTGGGACGGACGCCGATGTCCACTGGGAGTTCGAGCAGATCCAGGACAACGTCCGGAGACAG AGCAGCCGAGTGTCGTGGGCTGAGGCACGGGCCCCCCACATGTGCCGGCCCATCGCCGTGGCCTTGCTGATGCGCCTCCTGCAGCAGCTGACGGGCATCACGCCCATCCTGGTCTATCTGCAGTCCATCTTCGACAGCACCGCTGTCCTGCTG CCCCCCAAGGACGACGCAGCCATCGTTGGGGCCGTGCGGCTCCTGTCCGTGCTGATCGCCGCCCTCACCATGGACCTCGCAGGCCGCAAGATGCTGCTCTTCGTCTCAG CGGCCATCATGTTTGCTGCCAACCTGACTCTGGGGCTGTACATCCACTTTGGCCCCAGGCCTCTGAGCCCCAACAGCACTGCGGGCCTGGAAAGTGAGTCCTGGGGGGACTTGGCGCAGCCCGTGGCAGCACCCGCTGGCTACCTCACCCTGGTGCCCCTGCTGGCCACCATGCTCTTCATCATGG GCTACGCCATGGGCTGGGGCCCCATCACCTGGCTGCTCATGTCTGAGGTCCTGCCCCTGCGTGCCCGTGGCGTGGCGTCAGGGCTCTGCGTGCTGGCCAGCTGGCTCACCGCCTTCGTCCTCACCAAGTCCTTCCTGCCAGTGGTG AGCACCTTCGGCCTCCAGGTGCCTTTCTTCTTCTTCGCGGCCATCTGCTTGGTGAGCCTGGTGTTCACAGGCTGCTGTGTGCCCGAGACCAAGGGACGGTCCCTGGAGCAGATCGAGTCCTTCTTCCGCACGGGGAGAAGGTCCTTCTTGCGCTAG
- the SLC2A6 gene encoding solute carrier family 2, facilitated glucose transporter member 6 isoform X9, whose product MQEPLLGAEGPDYDTFPEKPPPLPGDRARVGTLQNKRVFLATFAAVLGNFSFGYALVYTSPVIPALERSLDPDLHLTKSQASWFGSVFTLGAAAGGLSAMILNDLLGRKLSIMFSAVPSAAGYALMAGAHGLWMLLLGRTLTGFAGGLTAACIPVYVSEIAPPGVRGALGATPQLMAVFGSLSLYALGLLLPWRWLAVAGEAPVLVMILLLSFMPNSPRFLLSRGRDEEALRALAWLRGTDADVHWEFEQIQDNVRRQSSRVSWAEARAPHMCRPIAVALLMRLLQQLTGITPILVYLQSIFDSTAVLLPPKDDAAIVGAVRLLSVLIAALTMDLAGRKMLLFVSGYAMGWGPITWLLMSEVLPLRARGVASGLCVLASWLTAFVLTKSFLPVVSTFGLQVPFFFFAAICLVSLVFTGCCVPETKGRSLEQIESFFRTGRRSFLR is encoded by the exons ATGCAGGAGCCGCTGCTGGGAGCCGAGGGCCCGGACTACGACACCTTCCCCGAGAAGCCGCCCCCGTTGCCAGGGGACAGGGCGCGGGTCGG gaCCCTGCAGAACAAAAGGGTGTTCCTGGCCACCTTCGCCGCAGTGCTCGGCAATTTCAGCTTTGGGTATGCCCTGGTCTACACATcccctgtcatcccagccctgGAGCGCTCCTTGGATCCTGACCTGCATCTGACCAAATCCCAGGCATCCTGGTTCGGG TCCGTGTTCACCCTGGGAGCAGCGGCCGGAGGCCTGAGCGCCATGATCCTCAACGACCTCCTGGGCCGGAAGCTGAGCATCATGTTCTCAGCTGTGCCGTCGGCGGCCGGCTATGCGCTCATGGCGGGTGCGCACGGCCTCTGGATGCTGCTGCTGGGAAGGACGCTGACGGGCTTTGCCGGGGGGCTCACAGCTGCCTGCATCCCG GTGTACGTGTCTGAGATTGCTCCCCCAGGCGTTCGTGGGGCTCTGGGGGCCACACCCCAGCTCATGGCAGTGTTTGGATCCCTGTCCCTCTACGCCCTTG GCCTCCTGCTGCCATGGCGCTGGCTGGCTGTGGCCGGGGAGGCGCCTGTGCTCGTCATGATCCTGCTGCTCAGCTTCATGCCCAACTCGCCGCGCTTCCTGCTCTCTCGGGGCAGGGACGAAGAGGCCCTGCGGGCGCTGGCCTGGCTGCGTGGGACGGACGCCGATGTCCACTGGGAGTTCGAGCAGATCCAGGACAACGTCCGGAGACAG AGCAGCCGAGTGTCGTGGGCTGAGGCACGGGCCCCCCACATGTGCCGGCCCATCGCCGTGGCCTTGCTGATGCGCCTCCTGCAGCAGCTGACGGGCATCACGCCCATCCTGGTCTATCTGCAGTCCATCTTCGACAGCACCGCTGTCCTGCTG CCCCCCAAGGACGACGCAGCCATCGTTGGGGCCGTGCGGCTCCTGTCCGTGCTGATCGCCGCCCTCACCATGGACCTCGCAGGCCGCAAGATGCTGCTCTTCGTCTCAG GCTACGCCATGGGCTGGGGCCCCATCACCTGGCTGCTCATGTCTGAGGTCCTGCCCCTGCGTGCCCGTGGCGTGGCGTCAGGGCTCTGCGTGCTGGCCAGCTGGCTCACCGCCTTCGTCCTCACCAAGTCCTTCCTGCCAGTGGTG AGCACCTTCGGCCTCCAGGTGCCTTTCTTCTTCTTCGCGGCCATCTGCTTGGTGAGCCTGGTGTTCACAGGCTGCTGTGTGCCCGAGACCAAGGGACGGTCCCTGGAGCAGATCGAGTCCTTCTTCCGCACGGGGAGAAGGTCCTTCTTGCGCTAG
- the SLC2A6 gene encoding solute carrier family 2, facilitated glucose transporter member 6 isoform X2, whose amino-acid sequence MQEPLLGAEGPDYDTFPEKPPPLPGDRARVGTLQNKRVFLATFAAVLGNFSFGYALVYTSPVIPALERSLDPDLHLTKSQASWFGSVFTLGAAAGGLSAMILNDLLGRKLSIMFSAVPSAAGYALMAGAHGLWMLLLGRTLTGFAGGLTAACIPVYVSEIAPPGVRGALGATPQLMAVFGSLSLYALGKDEEALRALAWLRGTDADVHWEFEQIQDNVRRQSSRVSWAEARAPHMCRPIAVALLMRLLQQLTGITPILVYLQSIFDSTAVLLPPKDDAAIVGAVRLLSVLIAALTMDLAGRKMLLFVSASAGPQPKPVAPERSAGAPSGHTGCDTPRWEPDTRLETELAALLGVSSPRHELDHASIKGLCRRSSERNSWLRGSWPHEATCLSTAAIMFAANLTLGLYIHFGPRPLSPNSTAGLESESWGDLAQPVAAPAGYLTLVPLLATMLFIMGYAMGWGPITWLLMSEVLPLRARGVASGLCVLASWLTAFVLTKSFLPVVSTFGLQVPFFFFAAICLVSLVFTGCCVPETKGRSLEQIESFFRTGRRSFLR is encoded by the exons ATGCAGGAGCCGCTGCTGGGAGCCGAGGGCCCGGACTACGACACCTTCCCCGAGAAGCCGCCCCCGTTGCCAGGGGACAGGGCGCGGGTCGG gaCCCTGCAGAACAAAAGGGTGTTCCTGGCCACCTTCGCCGCAGTGCTCGGCAATTTCAGCTTTGGGTATGCCCTGGTCTACACATcccctgtcatcccagccctgGAGCGCTCCTTGGATCCTGACCTGCATCTGACCAAATCCCAGGCATCCTGGTTCGGG TCCGTGTTCACCCTGGGAGCAGCGGCCGGAGGCCTGAGCGCCATGATCCTCAACGACCTCCTGGGCCGGAAGCTGAGCATCATGTTCTCAGCTGTGCCGTCGGCGGCCGGCTATGCGCTCATGGCGGGTGCGCACGGCCTCTGGATGCTGCTGCTGGGAAGGACGCTGACGGGCTTTGCCGGGGGGCTCACAGCTGCCTGCATCCCG GTGTACGTGTCTGAGATTGCTCCCCCAGGCGTTCGTGGGGCTCTGGGGGCCACACCCCAGCTCATGGCAGTGTTTGGATCCCTGTCCCTCTACGCCCTTGGCAA GGACGAAGAGGCCCTGCGGGCGCTGGCCTGGCTGCGTGGGACGGACGCCGATGTCCACTGGGAGTTCGAGCAGATCCAGGACAACGTCCGGAGACAG AGCAGCCGAGTGTCGTGGGCTGAGGCACGGGCCCCCCACATGTGCCGGCCCATCGCCGTGGCCTTGCTGATGCGCCTCCTGCAGCAGCTGACGGGCATCACGCCCATCCTGGTCTATCTGCAGTCCATCTTCGACAGCACCGCTGTCCTGCTG CCCCCCAAGGACGACGCAGCCATCGTTGGGGCCGTGCGGCTCCTGTCCGTGCTGATCGCCGCCCTCACCATGGACCTCGCAGGCCGCAAGATGCTGCTCTTCGTCTCAG CATCAGCAGGGCCCCAGCCCAAGCCAGTGGCTCCAGAAAGGTCCGCTGGGGCTCCGAGTGGACACACTGGCTGTGACACTCCACGGTGGGAGCCTGACACGCGGCTGGAGACAGAGCTTGCTGCCCTGCTGGGGGTCTCTAGTCCCAGACACGAGCTGGACCACGCAAGTATCAAGGGGCTCTGCAGAAGGAGCTCTGAGAGAAACagctggctcagagggtcctggCCCCACGAGGCCACCTGTCTGTCCACAGCGGCCATCATGTTTGCTGCCAACCTGACTCTGGGGCTGTACATCCACTTTGGCCCCAGGCCTCTGAGCCCCAACAGCACTGCGGGCCTGGAAAGTGAGTCCTGGGGGGACTTGGCGCAGCCCGTGGCAGCACCCGCTGGCTACCTCACCCTGGTGCCCCTGCTGGCCACCATGCTCTTCATCATGG GCTACGCCATGGGCTGGGGCCCCATCACCTGGCTGCTCATGTCTGAGGTCCTGCCCCTGCGTGCCCGTGGCGTGGCGTCAGGGCTCTGCGTGCTGGCCAGCTGGCTCACCGCCTTCGTCCTCACCAAGTCCTTCCTGCCAGTGGTG AGCACCTTCGGCCTCCAGGTGCCTTTCTTCTTCTTCGCGGCCATCTGCTTGGTGAGCCTGGTGTTCACAGGCTGCTGTGTGCCCGAGACCAAGGGACGGTCCCTGGAGCAGATCGAGTCCTTCTTCCGCACGGGGAGAAGGTCCTTCTTGCGCTAG
- the SLC2A6 gene encoding solute carrier family 2, facilitated glucose transporter member 6 isoform X5, whose product MQEPLLGAEGPDYDTFPEKPPPLPGDRARVGTLQNKRVFLATFAAVLGNFSFGYALVYTSPVIPALERSLDPDLHLTKSQASWFGSVFTLGAAAGGLSAMILNDLLGRKLSIMFSAVPSAAGYALMAGAHGLWMLLLGRTLTGFAGGLTAACIPVYVSEIAPPGVRGALGATPQLMAVFGSLSLYALGLLLPWRWLAVAGEAPVLVMILLLSFMPNSPRFLLSRGRDEEALRALAWLRGTDADVHWEFEQIQDNVRRQSSRVSWAEARAPHMCRPIAVALLMRLLQQLTGITPILVYLQSIFDSTAVLLPPKDDAAIVGAVRLLSVLIAALTMDLAGRKMLLFVSAAIMFAANLTLGLYIHFGPRPLSPNSTAGLESESWGDLAQPVAAPAGYLTLVPLLATMLFIMGYAMGWGPITWLLMSEVLPLRARGVASGLCVLASWLTAFVLTKSFLPVVSTFGLQVPFFFFAAICLVSLVFTGCCVPETKGRSLEQIESFFRTGRRSFLR is encoded by the exons ATGCAGGAGCCGCTGCTGGGAGCCGAGGGCCCGGACTACGACACCTTCCCCGAGAAGCCGCCCCCGTTGCCAGGGGACAGGGCGCGGGTCGG gaCCCTGCAGAACAAAAGGGTGTTCCTGGCCACCTTCGCCGCAGTGCTCGGCAATTTCAGCTTTGGGTATGCCCTGGTCTACACATcccctgtcatcccagccctgGAGCGCTCCTTGGATCCTGACCTGCATCTGACCAAATCCCAGGCATCCTGGTTCGGG TCCGTGTTCACCCTGGGAGCAGCGGCCGGAGGCCTGAGCGCCATGATCCTCAACGACCTCCTGGGCCGGAAGCTGAGCATCATGTTCTCAGCTGTGCCGTCGGCGGCCGGCTATGCGCTCATGGCGGGTGCGCACGGCCTCTGGATGCTGCTGCTGGGAAGGACGCTGACGGGCTTTGCCGGGGGGCTCACAGCTGCCTGCATCCCG GTGTACGTGTCTGAGATTGCTCCCCCAGGCGTTCGTGGGGCTCTGGGGGCCACACCCCAGCTCATGGCAGTGTTTGGATCCCTGTCCCTCTACGCCCTTG GCCTCCTGCTGCCATGGCGCTGGCTGGCTGTGGCCGGGGAGGCGCCTGTGCTCGTCATGATCCTGCTGCTCAGCTTCATGCCCAACTCGCCGCGCTTCCTGCTCTCTCGGGGCAGGGACGAAGAGGCCCTGCGGGCGCTGGCCTGGCTGCGTGGGACGGACGCCGATGTCCACTGGGAGTTCGAGCAGATCCAGGACAACGTCCGGAGACAG AGCAGCCGAGTGTCGTGGGCTGAGGCACGGGCCCCCCACATGTGCCGGCCCATCGCCGTGGCCTTGCTGATGCGCCTCCTGCAGCAGCTGACGGGCATCACGCCCATCCTGGTCTATCTGCAGTCCATCTTCGACAGCACCGCTGTCCTGCTG CCCCCCAAGGACGACGCAGCCATCGTTGGGGCCGTGCGGCTCCTGTCCGTGCTGATCGCCGCCCTCACCATGGACCTCGCAGGCCGCAAGATGCTGCTCTTCGTCTCAG CGGCCATCATGTTTGCTGCCAACCTGACTCTGGGGCTGTACATCCACTTTGGCCCCAGGCCTCTGAGCCCCAACAGCACTGCGGGCCTGGAAAGTGAGTCCTGGGGGGACTTGGCGCAGCCCGTGGCAGCACCCGCTGGCTACCTCACCCTGGTGCCCCTGCTGGCCACCATGCTCTTCATCATGG GCTACGCCATGGGCTGGGGCCCCATCACCTGGCTGCTCATGTCTGAGGTCCTGCCCCTGCGTGCCCGTGGCGTGGCGTCAGGGCTCTGCGTGCTGGCCAGCTGGCTCACCGCCTTCGTCCTCACCAAGTCCTTCCTGCCAGTGGTG AGCACCTTCGGCCTCCAGGTGCCTTTCTTCTTCTTCGCGGCCATCTGCTTGGTGAGCCTGGTGTTCACAGGCTGCTGTGTGCCCGAGACCAAGGGACGGTCCCTGGAGCAGATCGAGTCCTTCTTCCGCACGGGGAGAAGGTCCTTCTTGCGCTAG
- the SLC2A6 gene encoding solute carrier family 2, facilitated glucose transporter member 6 isoform X1, translating to MQEPLLGAEGPDYDTFPEKPPPLPGDRARVGTLQNKRVFLATFAAVLGNFSFGYALVYTSPVIPALERSLDPDLHLTKSQASWFGSVFTLGAAAGGLSAMILNDLLGRKLSIMFSAVPSAAGYALMAGAHGLWMLLLGRTLTGFAGGLTAACIPVYVSEIAPPGVRGALGATPQLMAVFGSLSLYALGLLLPWRWLAVAGEAPVLVMILLLSFMPNSPRFLLSRGRDEEALRALAWLRGTDADVHWEFEQIQDNVRRQSSRVSWAEARAPHMCRPIAVALLMRLLQQLTGITPILVYLQSIFDSTAVLLPPKDDAAIVGAVRLLSVLIAALTMDLAGRKMLLFVSASAGPQPKPVAPERSAGAPSGHTGCDTPRWEPDTRLETELAALLGVSSPRHELDHASIKGLCRRSSERNSWLRGSWPHEATCLSTAAIMFAANLTLGLYIHFGPRPLSPNSTAGLESESWGDLAQPVAAPAGYLTLVPLLATMLFIMGYAMGWGPITWLLMSEVLPLRARGVASGLCVLASWLTAFVLTKSFLPVVSTFGLQVPFFFFAAICLVSLVFTGCCVPETKGRSLEQIESFFRTGRRSFLR from the exons ATGCAGGAGCCGCTGCTGGGAGCCGAGGGCCCGGACTACGACACCTTCCCCGAGAAGCCGCCCCCGTTGCCAGGGGACAGGGCGCGGGTCGG gaCCCTGCAGAACAAAAGGGTGTTCCTGGCCACCTTCGCCGCAGTGCTCGGCAATTTCAGCTTTGGGTATGCCCTGGTCTACACATcccctgtcatcccagccctgGAGCGCTCCTTGGATCCTGACCTGCATCTGACCAAATCCCAGGCATCCTGGTTCGGG TCCGTGTTCACCCTGGGAGCAGCGGCCGGAGGCCTGAGCGCCATGATCCTCAACGACCTCCTGGGCCGGAAGCTGAGCATCATGTTCTCAGCTGTGCCGTCGGCGGCCGGCTATGCGCTCATGGCGGGTGCGCACGGCCTCTGGATGCTGCTGCTGGGAAGGACGCTGACGGGCTTTGCCGGGGGGCTCACAGCTGCCTGCATCCCG GTGTACGTGTCTGAGATTGCTCCCCCAGGCGTTCGTGGGGCTCTGGGGGCCACACCCCAGCTCATGGCAGTGTTTGGATCCCTGTCCCTCTACGCCCTTG GCCTCCTGCTGCCATGGCGCTGGCTGGCTGTGGCCGGGGAGGCGCCTGTGCTCGTCATGATCCTGCTGCTCAGCTTCATGCCCAACTCGCCGCGCTTCCTGCTCTCTCGGGGCAGGGACGAAGAGGCCCTGCGGGCGCTGGCCTGGCTGCGTGGGACGGACGCCGATGTCCACTGGGAGTTCGAGCAGATCCAGGACAACGTCCGGAGACAG AGCAGCCGAGTGTCGTGGGCTGAGGCACGGGCCCCCCACATGTGCCGGCCCATCGCCGTGGCCTTGCTGATGCGCCTCCTGCAGCAGCTGACGGGCATCACGCCCATCCTGGTCTATCTGCAGTCCATCTTCGACAGCACCGCTGTCCTGCTG CCCCCCAAGGACGACGCAGCCATCGTTGGGGCCGTGCGGCTCCTGTCCGTGCTGATCGCCGCCCTCACCATGGACCTCGCAGGCCGCAAGATGCTGCTCTTCGTCTCAG CATCAGCAGGGCCCCAGCCCAAGCCAGTGGCTCCAGAAAGGTCCGCTGGGGCTCCGAGTGGACACACTGGCTGTGACACTCCACGGTGGGAGCCTGACACGCGGCTGGAGACAGAGCTTGCTGCCCTGCTGGGGGTCTCTAGTCCCAGACACGAGCTGGACCACGCAAGTATCAAGGGGCTCTGCAGAAGGAGCTCTGAGAGAAACagctggctcagagggtcctggCCCCACGAGGCCACCTGTCTGTCCACAGCGGCCATCATGTTTGCTGCCAACCTGACTCTGGGGCTGTACATCCACTTTGGCCCCAGGCCTCTGAGCCCCAACAGCACTGCGGGCCTGGAAAGTGAGTCCTGGGGGGACTTGGCGCAGCCCGTGGCAGCACCCGCTGGCTACCTCACCCTGGTGCCCCTGCTGGCCACCATGCTCTTCATCATGG GCTACGCCATGGGCTGGGGCCCCATCACCTGGCTGCTCATGTCTGAGGTCCTGCCCCTGCGTGCCCGTGGCGTGGCGTCAGGGCTCTGCGTGCTGGCCAGCTGGCTCACCGCCTTCGTCCTCACCAAGTCCTTCCTGCCAGTGGTG AGCACCTTCGGCCTCCAGGTGCCTTTCTTCTTCTTCGCGGCCATCTGCTTGGTGAGCCTGGTGTTCACAGGCTGCTGTGTGCCCGAGACCAAGGGACGGTCCCTGGAGCAGATCGAGTCCTTCTTCCGCACGGGGAGAAGGTCCTTCTTGCGCTAG
- the SLC2A6 gene encoding solute carrier family 2, facilitated glucose transporter member 6 isoform X8 yields MQEPLLGAEGPDYDTFPEKPPPLPGDRARVGTLQNKRVFLATFAAVLGNFSFGYALVYTSPVIPALERSLDPDLHLTKSQASWFGSVFTLGAAAGGLSAMILNDLLGRKLSIMFSAVPSAAGYALMAGAHGLWMLLLGRTLTGFAGGLTAACIPVYVSEIAPPGVRGALGATPQLMAVFGSLSLYALGTKRPCGRWPGCVGRTPMSTGSSSRSRTTSGDSRVSWAEARAPHMCRPIAVALLMRLLQQLTGITPILVYLQSIFDSTAVLLPPKDDAAIVGAVRLLSVLIAALTMDLAGRKMLLFVSAAIMFAANLTLGLYIHFGPRPLSPNSTAGLESESWGDLAQPVAAPAGYLTLVPLLATMLFIMGYAMGWGPITWLLMSEVLPLRARGVASGLCVLASWLTAFVLTKSFLPVVSTFGLQVPFFFFAAICLVSLVFTGCCVPETKGRSLEQIESFFRTGRRSFLR; encoded by the exons ATGCAGGAGCCGCTGCTGGGAGCCGAGGGCCCGGACTACGACACCTTCCCCGAGAAGCCGCCCCCGTTGCCAGGGGACAGGGCGCGGGTCGG gaCCCTGCAGAACAAAAGGGTGTTCCTGGCCACCTTCGCCGCAGTGCTCGGCAATTTCAGCTTTGGGTATGCCCTGGTCTACACATcccctgtcatcccagccctgGAGCGCTCCTTGGATCCTGACCTGCATCTGACCAAATCCCAGGCATCCTGGTTCGGG TCCGTGTTCACCCTGGGAGCAGCGGCCGGAGGCCTGAGCGCCATGATCCTCAACGACCTCCTGGGCCGGAAGCTGAGCATCATGTTCTCAGCTGTGCCGTCGGCGGCCGGCTATGCGCTCATGGCGGGTGCGCACGGCCTCTGGATGCTGCTGCTGGGAAGGACGCTGACGGGCTTTGCCGGGGGGCTCACAGCTGCCTGCATCCCG GTGTACGTGTCTGAGATTGCTCCCCCAGGCGTTCGTGGGGCTCTGGGGGCCACACCCCAGCTCATGGCAGTGTTTGGATCCCTGTCCCTCTACGCCCTTG GGACGAAGAGGCCCTGCGGGCGCTGGCCTGGCTGCGTGGGACGGACGCCGATGTCCACTGGGAGTTCGAGCAGATCCAGGACAACGTCCGGAGACAG CCGAGTGTCGTGGGCTGAGGCACGGGCCCCCCACATGTGCCGGCCCATCGCCGTGGCCTTGCTGATGCGCCTCCTGCAGCAGCTGACGGGCATCACGCCCATCCTGGTCTATCTGCAGTCCATCTTCGACAGCACCGCTGTCCTGCTG CCCCCCAAGGACGACGCAGCCATCGTTGGGGCCGTGCGGCTCCTGTCCGTGCTGATCGCCGCCCTCACCATGGACCTCGCAGGCCGCAAGATGCTGCTCTTCGTCTCAG CGGCCATCATGTTTGCTGCCAACCTGACTCTGGGGCTGTACATCCACTTTGGCCCCAGGCCTCTGAGCCCCAACAGCACTGCGGGCCTGGAAAGTGAGTCCTGGGGGGACTTGGCGCAGCCCGTGGCAGCACCCGCTGGCTACCTCACCCTGGTGCCCCTGCTGGCCACCATGCTCTTCATCATGG GCTACGCCATGGGCTGGGGCCCCATCACCTGGCTGCTCATGTCTGAGGTCCTGCCCCTGCGTGCCCGTGGCGTGGCGTCAGGGCTCTGCGTGCTGGCCAGCTGGCTCACCGCCTTCGTCCTCACCAAGTCCTTCCTGCCAGTGGTG AGCACCTTCGGCCTCCAGGTGCCTTTCTTCTTCTTCGCGGCCATCTGCTTGGTGAGCCTGGTGTTCACAGGCTGCTGTGTGCCCGAGACCAAGGGACGGTCCCTGGAGCAGATCGAGTCCTTCTTCCGCACGGGGAGAAGGTCCTTCTTGCGCTAG